The Dyella caseinilytica genome has a window encoding:
- the hemB gene encoding porphobilinogen synthase, giving the protein MNFPAIRMRRMRRDVFSRALMREHTLLPSDLIMVAFVIEGEGKREPVPSMPGVDRVSIDGLLQLAGECVRLGIPALALFPSPGASVKSEDAAEAWNPQGLMQRATRALKATYPELGLIGDVALDPYTTHGQDGLIDEHGYVMNEPTVEALIKMSLAQAEAGMDFVAPSDMMDGRIGAIREALEHAGHIHTRILAYSAKYASAFYGPFRDAVGSAANLGKGNKHTYQMDVANSDEALREVELDIAEGADAVMVKPGMPYLDVLRRVKDAFGVPTFVYQVSGEYAMLKAAAQNGWLDEKAVVMESLTAFKRAGADAILTYFAIDAARWLRGE; this is encoded by the coding sequence ATGAACTTTCCCGCTATCCGTATGCGCCGCATGCGCCGCGATGTTTTCTCCCGCGCGTTGATGCGTGAGCACACCCTGCTGCCCAGCGACCTGATCATGGTCGCGTTTGTGATCGAAGGCGAAGGCAAACGCGAGCCGGTTCCGTCGATGCCGGGTGTGGATCGCGTTTCCATCGATGGCCTGTTGCAGTTGGCGGGCGAATGCGTCCGTCTGGGCATTCCGGCGCTGGCGCTGTTTCCGTCGCCCGGTGCGTCGGTCAAGAGTGAGGACGCGGCAGAGGCATGGAATCCGCAAGGCTTGATGCAACGTGCCACGCGAGCCCTGAAGGCGACATATCCTGAGTTGGGTCTGATCGGCGATGTCGCGCTCGATCCGTATACCACGCATGGGCAGGACGGTCTGATCGACGAGCACGGCTACGTGATGAACGAGCCCACCGTCGAGGCGCTGATCAAGATGTCGCTGGCGCAAGCCGAAGCAGGCATGGATTTCGTTGCGCCCTCAGACATGATGGATGGCCGCATCGGCGCCATCCGCGAAGCACTGGAACACGCCGGTCATATCCACACACGCATTCTTGCCTATTCAGCCAAATACGCCTCGGCGTTCTACGGCCCGTTCCGTGATGCGGTCGGTTCCGCTGCCAACCTTGGCAAAGGCAACAAACACACTTACCAGATGGATGTCGCCAACAGCGATGAAGCTCTGCGTGAAGTGGAGCTGGACATCGCCGAAGGCGCCGATGCCGTGATGGTGAAGCCCGGCATGCCCTATCTGGATGTACTGCGTCGTGTGAAGGATGCCTTTGGCGTGCCGACGTTTGTGTATCAGGTGAGTGGCGAATACGCGATGCTGAAGGCAGCGGCACAGAACGGCTGGCTGGATGAGAAAGCAGTCGTGATGGAATCGCTCACCGCATTCAAGCGTGCGGGTGCTGATGCGATTCTTACCTACTTTGCGATCGATGCGGCGCGCTGGTTGCGTGGGGAATAA
- a CDS encoding tautomerase family protein: protein MPLVRIALRRGKSAAYIAALRNGIYAAMRESFNVPDKDRFIIVSQHDAEEFDYDPSYMDIARSDDLVIIQITCNNTRTVAQKQVFYKAVAEKLAADPGVRSEDVFINLVETAKENWSFGNGIAQYA from the coding sequence ATGCCTCTCGTTCGCATAGCCTTGCGCCGCGGCAAATCCGCCGCCTATATCGCCGCCCTGCGCAACGGCATCTACGCCGCGATGCGCGAAAGCTTCAACGTGCCGGACAAGGACCGCTTCATTATTGTTAGCCAGCATGACGCGGAGGAATTCGACTACGACCCCAGCTATATGGATATCGCACGCAGCGATGACCTGGTGATCATCCAGATCACCTGCAACAACACGCGCACCGTGGCGCAGAAGCAGGTGTTCTACAAAGCGGTGGCGGAGAAGCTTGCGGCAGATCCTGGCGTGAGGTCGGAGGATGTCTTCATCAATCTGGTGGAGACGGCCAAGGAGAATTGGTCGTTTGGGAATGGGATTGCGCAGTACGCGTGA
- a CDS encoding DUF4865 family protein has translation MITMQYRIGLPADYDMDIIRHRIAERGHLTDDFPHLAFKTYLYADRTSTYAAGGENLYAPFYLWHNHEGMNAFLAGPGFAGVVESFGRPVVRTWSVWRAETASDLSAAQYATREIAPISAQAVLAALRSEEEAKVQHDVERGALAAISAFDPTSWTLMRFRLWQHIVDRPQGHDADVYAIGHISQPSSAH, from the coding sequence ATGATCACCATGCAATACCGCATCGGCCTGCCCGCCGATTACGACATGGACATCATCCGCCACCGTATCGCCGAGCGCGGACACCTGACCGATGACTTTCCGCACCTGGCGTTCAAGACCTATCTCTACGCTGATCGCACCTCCACCTACGCAGCCGGCGGTGAGAATCTCTATGCGCCGTTCTACCTGTGGCACAACCACGAAGGTATGAATGCCTTTCTCGCTGGCCCGGGCTTCGCCGGTGTCGTGGAATCGTTTGGACGACCCGTCGTGCGCACCTGGTCGGTGTGGCGCGCGGAGACGGCATCCGATCTTTCCGCTGCGCAGTACGCCACGCGTGAGATCGCACCGATTTCTGCGCAGGCTGTATTGGCTGCCCTGCGCAGTGAGGAAGAAGCCAAAGTACAACATGATGTCGAACGCGGTGCGCTCGCAGCGATCAGCGCGTTCGATCCTACGTCGTGGACGTTGATGCGTTTTCGTCTCTGGCAACACATCGTGGATCGGCCCCAAGGACACGATGCCGACGTCTACGCAATCGGCCACATCTCGCAACCCTCATCCGCCCATTGA
- a CDS encoding carboxymuconolactone decarboxylase family protein yields MAHDPLYGQHSLGDIAPKLAELTDQTLFGDIWQRPGLTPRERSLITVSALVALYRIEQLPFHLRRARDNGIDRDTLAEVITHLAFYAGWPCAVSAVSVLRTVDGDNTP; encoded by the coding sequence ATGGCACACGATCCGCTTTACGGCCAGCACTCCCTTGGCGACATCGCCCCGAAACTGGCCGAACTCACAGACCAGACCTTGTTTGGCGATATCTGGCAGCGCCCGGGCCTCACGCCTCGCGAACGCAGCCTCATCACCGTTTCGGCACTGGTCGCGCTCTACCGCATCGAGCAACTTCCCTTTCATCTGCGCCGCGCGCGCGACAACGGCATCGACCGCGACACGCTGGCCGAGGTAATCACACACCTGGCCTTCTATGCGGGCTGGCCATGCGCGGTCTCGGCGGTGTCGGTATTACGTACAGTCGACGGAGACAACACACCATGA
- a CDS encoding LysR substrate-binding domain-containing protein, translating to MTRVNLDLDVLRSFATGIELGSFAKAADRLNRSTSAVSAQLKKLEDQAGTSLLRKSGRGMALTEAGEVMLSYARRLLELNDEAVSAVRGVQLEGRVRLGLQEDFGESLLPEVLGRFKRAHPRLRVEVQLARNTVLMQSLQTGRLDLALAWETSEAVPHAEHVHILPMCWIVGGNEQVSTLYGHGEPVPLVVLEAPCMMRTAATQALDHVGIPWRVAFTSPSLAGNWAAVKAGLGVSVRTPLGLPADVRTLDAHETDLPVLPQLGLALYRSEAEPEPAVGRLAELIMEKLRESIAA from the coding sequence ATGACCCGCGTGAACCTCGATCTGGACGTCCTGCGCAGCTTCGCCACCGGCATCGAGCTGGGCAGTTTTGCCAAGGCCGCCGATCGCCTGAACCGCTCCACCTCGGCGGTGAGCGCCCAGCTCAAAAAGCTGGAGGATCAGGCAGGCACGTCGTTGTTGCGCAAATCCGGCCGCGGCATGGCGCTGACCGAGGCGGGCGAGGTGATGCTCAGCTATGCGCGCCGGCTGTTGGAGCTCAACGACGAGGCCGTCAGTGCGGTGCGCGGCGTCCAGTTGGAAGGGCGCGTGCGGCTGGGATTGCAGGAGGACTTCGGGGAAAGCCTGTTGCCTGAAGTACTCGGGCGCTTCAAGCGTGCGCATCCCAGACTGCGCGTGGAAGTCCAGCTCGCGCGCAATACGGTGTTGATGCAATCGTTGCAAACGGGGCGGCTTGATCTTGCCCTGGCATGGGAAACGAGTGAGGCGGTGCCGCATGCCGAGCATGTGCACATCTTGCCGATGTGCTGGATCGTTGGCGGCAATGAGCAGGTCTCAACGTTGTACGGCCACGGAGAGCCGGTGCCTTTGGTTGTGCTCGAGGCGCCCTGCATGATGCGCACGGCGGCGACCCAGGCGCTGGATCATGTGGGTATTCCGTGGCGCGTCGCGTTCACCAGCCCGAGCTTGGCTGGCAACTGGGCGGCAGTGAAAGCGGGGCTGGGTGTGAGCGTGCGCACGCCGCTTGGCCTGCCGGCCGATGTGCGTACGCTGGATGCGCACGAAACGGACCTTCCGGTTTTGCCGCAACTCGGTCTGGCCCTCTACCGCAGTGAAGCGGAGCCGGAGCCGGCGGTTGGGCGTCTTGCTGAGTTGATCATGGAGAAGCTGCGCGAGTCGATCGCGGCTTAG
- a CDS encoding DUF1801 domain-containing protein, which translates to MPKSEPSPAQLIDARITELNDWRGEMLNRLRTLIKEADPDVVEEWKWRGVPVWSHDGIICTGETYKNVVKMTFAKGASLKDPSNLFNASLDGNTRRAIDFVENEKINEKALKTLIRAAVALNQSKTRK; encoded by the coding sequence ATGCCCAAGAGTGAGCCGTCACCTGCTCAGCTGATAGATGCAAGGATCACAGAGCTCAATGACTGGCGCGGCGAGATGCTCAACCGGCTCCGCACGCTGATCAAGGAAGCCGATCCCGACGTCGTCGAAGAGTGGAAGTGGCGAGGTGTTCCGGTGTGGTCGCATGACGGAATCATCTGCACGGGTGAGACCTACAAGAACGTCGTGAAGATGACTTTCGCCAAAGGGGCCTCTCTGAAAGACCCTTCAAATCTCTTCAACGCCAGTCTCGACGGGAACACGCGGCGTGCGATCGACTTTGTTGAAAACGAGAAAATCAACGAGAAGGCGTTGAAGACGCTCATCCGTGCTGCGGTGGCCTTGAATCAGTCCAAGACGCGAAAGTAA
- a CDS encoding SRPBCC family protein, with product MNKLSTETLSVVVEREIPHPPEKIWRALTQPHLIEEWLMKNDFKPVVKQRFTLSGDWGSVDCQVLEIEPNKSLSYTWAAMGLESVVTWTLTPTSAGTHLRMEHSGFHADQQQAYKGAQYGWQKFFASMEEVLARMD from the coding sequence ATGAACAAGCTCTCGACCGAAACACTCTCCGTCGTCGTTGAACGCGAGATACCTCATCCGCCGGAAAAAATCTGGCGCGCACTCACGCAGCCGCATCTGATCGAAGAGTGGCTCATGAAGAACGACTTCAAGCCCGTCGTGAAACAACGTTTCACGCTTAGCGGGGACTGGGGCTCTGTCGACTGCCAAGTGCTGGAAATCGAGCCGAACAAGTCGCTCTCTTACACGTGGGCGGCCATGGGTCTGGAGAGTGTCGTCACCTGGACGCTCACTCCAACGAGCGCAGGCACCCATCTGCGGATGGAACATTCGGGCTTCCATGCAGATCAGCAGCAGGCGTACAAAGGCGCCCAATACGGTTGGCAGAAGTTCTTTGCGTCCATGGAGGAAGTGCTGGCGCGAATGGATTGA
- a CDS encoding ArsR/SmtB family transcription factor has protein sequence MPNAHDALFSALADPTRRAIFERLCREGEQTVGALQARAGVSQPAVSKHLGILKDAGLVRDRPEGRQTHYSAQLNALAPLADWTNQMTRFWQNGFDRLEDLLKRMDQ, from the coding sequence ATGCCGAACGCTCACGATGCGCTCTTCAGTGCACTCGCCGATCCGACCAGGCGGGCCATCTTCGAGCGGCTGTGCCGCGAAGGTGAGCAGACAGTCGGCGCCCTGCAGGCCAGGGCCGGGGTCTCGCAACCAGCCGTTTCGAAACATCTTGGGATCCTGAAGGACGCCGGGTTGGTGCGCGACCGCCCTGAGGGTCGCCAGACGCACTACAGCGCGCAACTCAACGCCCTGGCCCCACTGGCTGACTGGACCAACCAGATGACTCGTTTCTGGCAAAACGGGTTCGATCGCCTCGAAGACTTGCTGAAAAGGATGGATCAATGA
- a CDS encoding glutaminyl-peptide cyclotransferase has protein sequence MKSLTFLLVFALACCLSVATAQEAIPVYGYQVVRTYPHDTGAYTEGFFYLDGYFYEATGNVGASTIRKVDMNTGKVLQKVDLPPPDYGEGIVAWKDRLIQLTWQSHHGYVYDLKTFKRIGAPFDYDGEGWALTEDGHHIYMSDGTPTLRILDPATLKQVGKIDVTAEGRPVANLNELEWVKGEIYANVWLTHFIARIDPATGKVVGVINLTGLGPKPEETQDPSNDVLNGIAYDAKRDRLFVTGKRWPLIYEIKLLPPQQANPPAGK, from the coding sequence ATGAAATCACTAACCTTCTTGCTCGTATTTGCCCTCGCATGCTGCCTTTCTGTCGCCACCGCGCAGGAAGCGATTCCGGTCTACGGTTATCAGGTGGTACGTACCTATCCCCACGATACCGGCGCTTACACCGAGGGCTTCTTCTACCTCGACGGCTATTTCTACGAAGCCACCGGCAACGTCGGCGCATCGACGATTCGCAAGGTCGACATGAACACCGGCAAGGTGCTGCAGAAAGTCGACCTGCCACCGCCGGATTACGGTGAAGGCATCGTGGCGTGGAAAGATCGGCTGATCCAGCTGACCTGGCAGTCGCATCACGGCTATGTCTACGATCTGAAGACATTCAAACGTATCGGCGCCCCGTTCGATTATGACGGTGAAGGCTGGGCGCTCACCGAAGATGGCCATCACATCTACATGAGCGACGGCACGCCGACCCTGCGCATCCTCGATCCGGCTACGCTCAAACAGGTGGGCAAGATCGATGTCACGGCGGAAGGCCGACCGGTCGCCAACCTCAACGAACTGGAATGGGTAAAAGGCGAGATCTACGCCAATGTCTGGCTGACCCATTTCATTGCGCGCATCGATCCGGCCACCGGCAAGGTGGTGGGGGTGATCAATTTGACCGGTCTGGGGCCCAAGCCGGAAGAGACCCAGGATCCGAGCAACGACGTGCTCAACGGCATCGCCTATGACGCCAAGCGAGACCGTCTGTTTGTCACCGGCAAGCGCTGGCCGCTGATCTACGAGATCAAGCTGCTGCCGCCGCAACAAGCCAACCCGCCCGCCGGCAAGTAA
- a CDS encoding monovalent cation:proton antiporter-2 (CPA2) family protein, whose amino-acid sequence MDSHHFLRAAVVFLLATVIAVPLTKRFRLGAVLGYLLAGIAIGPEALGLIGNASGVASISEFGVVLMLFVIGLELSPQRLWVMRRAVFGTGLLQVLATSIVVGVVAYAWFGLVPGAAAIVGGSLALSSTAFGLQILTERKEAGSAYGRQSFAILLFQDLAAIPLIAAVPLLASTSRHGIDPTAVLRTIGVIVAVVIGGRYLLRPIFRFVARTDSVEVSTATALLVVTGTALLMEVTGVSVTLGAFLAGVLLADSEYRHELESNIEPFKGLLLGLFFISVGMSMHVHLLVQAPLLVLGLTLGLLLLKGFLLWPLGLTVGGLHRADALRLAVLLACGGEFAFVVLREASELGLIEAQQSALLVLAITLSMALTPVLVAVLGKVLGAKKKEASTRPFDTIDVERPRVIIAGYGRMGQIVARVLRTRGIPFVALDHSIEQLELVQRFGRPGDIFYGDPARPELLRAAQADKAEVFILATDDPEASLRVARVVRRLYPNLKVIARARNRQHVWRLMDLGVEEPVRETLYSSLKMTRKALEALGLTAEDAIAEVERFRRKDAELMKIQYLVYDDEAKLMQTTREAVEDLNKLFEADAETPAPPEKGPDADTPLINER is encoded by the coding sequence GTGGATAGCCATCATTTCCTCCGTGCCGCGGTGGTCTTTTTGCTGGCGACGGTGATTGCCGTGCCACTTACCAAACGTTTCCGCCTCGGGGCTGTGCTCGGCTATCTGCTGGCGGGCATCGCCATTGGACCGGAAGCGCTGGGCTTGATTGGCAATGCCAGCGGCGTCGCCTCCATTTCGGAGTTCGGCGTCGTGCTGATGCTGTTCGTCATTGGCCTGGAATTGTCGCCGCAGCGCTTGTGGGTGATGCGGCGGGCGGTGTTCGGCACGGGATTGCTGCAGGTACTGGCGACCAGCATCGTGGTCGGGGTAGTGGCTTACGCCTGGTTCGGTTTGGTGCCCGGCGCTGCCGCGATCGTCGGCGGCAGCCTGGCCCTGTCATCCACCGCATTCGGCCTGCAGATTCTCACGGAGCGCAAGGAAGCCGGTTCGGCCTACGGGCGCCAGTCCTTCGCCATCCTGCTGTTCCAGGATCTCGCCGCCATTCCCTTGATTGCCGCGGTGCCATTGCTGGCGTCCACGTCCAGGCACGGTATCGATCCTACTGCGGTGCTACGCACCATTGGTGTGATCGTCGCAGTGGTGATCGGCGGCCGCTATCTGCTACGTCCGATTTTCCGCTTCGTGGCGCGTACCGATTCGGTGGAGGTTTCCACCGCAACAGCCTTGCTGGTGGTGACCGGCACGGCGCTGTTGATGGAGGTGACGGGCGTGTCAGTGACCCTCGGCGCTTTCCTTGCCGGTGTGCTGCTGGCCGATTCGGAATACCGGCACGAACTGGAATCGAACATCGAGCCGTTCAAGGGCTTGCTGCTCGGTCTGTTCTTCATCAGCGTCGGCATGTCGATGCATGTGCATCTGCTGGTGCAAGCGCCATTGCTGGTGCTTGGGCTGACACTGGGGCTGCTGTTGCTGAAAGGCTTTTTGCTATGGCCGCTCGGGCTTACCGTGGGCGGCCTGCATCGAGCCGATGCTTTGCGATTGGCCGTGTTGCTTGCCTGCGGTGGTGAATTTGCGTTCGTGGTGCTGCGCGAGGCTTCTGAGCTTGGTTTGATCGAAGCGCAGCAAAGCGCGTTGCTGGTGCTTGCGATCACGCTATCGATGGCGCTGACTCCCGTACTGGTTGCCGTCCTCGGTAAGGTGCTCGGCGCGAAGAAGAAAGAAGCGTCCACGCGTCCTTTCGACACGATCGATGTCGAACGCCCGCGCGTGATCATCGCCGGCTATGGCCGCATGGGACAGATCGTTGCACGCGTGTTGCGCACGCGCGGGATTCCGTTCGTGGCACTGGATCATTCGATCGAGCAGCTCGAACTTGTGCAGCGCTTTGGTCGTCCCGGCGACATTTTTTATGGTGATCCGGCACGTCCCGAACTGCTGCGCGCCGCGCAGGCCGACAAGGCAGAAGTATTCATCCTGGCCACCGACGATCCCGAAGCGAGCCTGCGCGTGGCGCGCGTAGTACGGCGTCTTTATCCCAACCTGAAAGTCATCGCGCGGGCGCGCAACCGCCAGCATGTGTGGCGTCTGATGGATCTGGGTGTCGAGGAACCGGTGCGCGAAACGCTTTATTCCAGTTTGAAGATGACGCGCAAGGCGCTCGAGGCATTAGGCCTCACGGCGGAGGACGCCATCGCAGAGGTCGAGCGCTTCCGCCGCAAGGATGCAGAGCTGATGAAGATTCAGTATCTAGTCTACGACGACGAAGCGAAGCTGATGCAGACCACGCGCGAGGCGGTCGAGGATCTCAACAAGCTGTTCGAGGCGGATGCAGAAACCCCTGCGCCGCCCGAGAAGGGGCCGGATGCGGATACGCCGTTGATCAACGAGCGTTGA
- a CDS encoding ankyrin repeat domain-containing protein, with the protein MPSPKSRRPSSVLTSLIWFLPGFIVAGIAAAVGAHPVTLILLLLANTLTMAAVCHAIGFDPEPDFIRTVLRRGTAHLTMFTCYVALVFLLVAWPMLRLTQHPTLGASLLLAAALVVALTVLWRLWPAFALVFVWDDAYPAHDKHEGSSLFTATARSITFGRHLSREEHFFSHFLPSALALVILSFAGIALSGLYVVLPTEMRTAALVLYAVVVLPLGCLVIANRTLRVMLCESRRPKRKESARGERVEPVMARPAAPPELSEQERTAGTPEQAQALLAATRNGDIARALALVEAGADPNTAPIADDRDQRPVLMLAALLPDTHLLRALIAKGADVNRASGGLTTLLAATRDSWHGRPDAVMTLLANGASPLVTDADGNTPLHGAVLSGEPTVAAMLLDSGAHVDALNKSGASPLSIACRAANWPLVQFLLERGAKPSLANGEPALVAAAGIRDDDVTGVKMLLKHRAGVNGVDARQRSALMTAAAEGHEQIARALRIAGADVNLADHHGTTALMEASRAGVVGVVQMLADAQANALTRDKHGRDALTLACQSPHAQAETVRALLALGAEPKTPGSDGRSALDHAAASGRWDLVALLDPDTPLPASLDLNVIAEGADTPAHLLDALRFGHWAIVSGFASRVRDWSQSQLAQLYLELIDSDHGAARRWLLDHGLQAEARLQPQLIDDLDSEHPTLPPLGRRLFDALLPQLPESADAIADLMAAGASPAGTGLLTQALTYLHNASQAAGSLSLDMLERGADPFGPDERERTPLHLAAVNGQLALLQALLSRGCNPNTRDSHGRTPLFAALEHGSSALPLVRALVAHGADAETTDPNGETPLGLALEHPELERWLDWNDWQRPRRALRADDLIQAAKQGADVAVRRLLELDFPVDARDAQGATALLHACGAGHRDVAVTLIEAGADLGASANNGMTPLAAAVAARREALVTLLLERGAVVDQRLPGDATALMIAAVQGYPDMAEQLLDAGTDPNAVDARGHSALHAASQFGFEQNDSLRARRLFDALLKRKADVNLADGEGKTPLLLLLGAHLRPGSECDATHIGALLPVLLDAGARIEHADQRGVTALHACAMHALLPPARVLLTRGADRNAVDNFGRTAADVARHLGFIDIAHELTARGNAIPSVRQTLRQPAQPSDQS; encoded by the coding sequence ATGCCATCTCCTAAATCGCGCCGCCCATCCTCCGTGCTGACCTCCCTCATCTGGTTCCTGCCTGGCTTCATCGTGGCCGGCATCGCTGCCGCTGTCGGCGCTCACCCGGTGACGCTGATCCTGCTGCTGCTCGCCAACACGCTGACTATGGCGGCGGTCTGCCACGCGATCGGTTTCGATCCGGAGCCCGACTTCATACGCACAGTGCTGCGCCGTGGCACAGCACACCTGACCATGTTCACCTGCTACGTAGCGCTGGTGTTCCTGCTGGTCGCATGGCCGATGCTGCGACTCACTCAGCACCCCACCCTGGGCGCAAGCCTGCTGCTCGCGGCGGCATTGGTGGTGGCGCTAACGGTGCTATGGCGTCTGTGGCCCGCTTTTGCGCTGGTGTTCGTGTGGGACGATGCCTACCCTGCCCACGACAAGCACGAAGGCTCGTCGCTGTTCACCGCCACCGCGCGCAGCATCACCTTTGGACGGCACCTCTCGCGCGAAGAACATTTCTTCAGCCATTTCCTGCCCAGCGCCCTCGCGCTGGTGATCCTGTCGTTCGCGGGCATCGCACTGAGCGGCCTCTATGTGGTGCTGCCGACGGAAATGCGCACAGCGGCGCTGGTGCTCTACGCGGTAGTGGTGCTGCCGCTTGGCTGCCTGGTGATCGCCAATCGCACACTGCGCGTAATGCTGTGCGAAAGCCGCCGGCCGAAGCGTAAGGAATCCGCTCGCGGTGAGCGCGTCGAGCCCGTGATGGCACGTCCGGCTGCGCCGCCTGAACTGAGCGAACAGGAGCGTACCGCCGGTACGCCAGAGCAGGCGCAGGCCCTGCTCGCCGCCACCCGCAACGGTGATATCGCACGTGCACTGGCGCTGGTGGAAGCGGGAGCCGATCCGAATACAGCGCCGATCGCGGACGATCGTGACCAGCGTCCCGTACTGATGCTGGCCGCATTGCTGCCAGACACGCATCTGCTACGTGCACTGATCGCCAAGGGCGCTGATGTGAATCGCGCCAGTGGCGGCCTTACCACGTTGCTGGCCGCCACACGCGACAGCTGGCATGGCCGTCCGGATGCGGTCATGACTTTGCTTGCCAATGGCGCGAGTCCGCTGGTGACTGACGCCGATGGCAACACGCCGCTGCACGGCGCCGTGCTCAGCGGCGAACCCACGGTGGCCGCGATGCTGCTGGACTCCGGTGCACACGTCGACGCACTCAACAAGTCCGGCGCAAGCCCGCTATCGATAGCCTGCCGTGCCGCAAACTGGCCACTGGTGCAGTTTCTGCTGGAACGTGGCGCCAAACCATCACTGGCCAATGGCGAACCGGCGCTGGTCGCCGCAGCCGGCATTCGAGATGACGATGTCACCGGCGTGAAGATGCTGCTCAAGCACCGCGCCGGCGTAAACGGCGTGGATGCACGTCAACGCAGCGCTTTGATGACCGCCGCAGCCGAAGGACACGAACAAATCGCCCGCGCACTGCGCATCGCCGGCGCCGACGTGAATCTGGCCGACCACCACGGCACGACCGCCTTGATGGAGGCCTCGCGGGCTGGCGTGGTCGGCGTAGTGCAAATGCTCGCCGATGCCCAAGCCAACGCGCTGACACGCGACAAACATGGTCGCGACGCACTGACGCTCGCCTGCCAATCGCCACATGCGCAAGCTGAAACCGTACGCGCGCTGCTCGCTCTTGGCGCTGAACCGAAGACGCCCGGCAGCGATGGCCGCAGCGCGTTGGATCACGCTGCCGCAAGCGGGCGCTGGGACCTAGTCGCCTTGCTCGATCCGGATACACCGCTCCCGGCCAGCCTGGATCTCAACGTCATTGCCGAAGGTGCCGACACACCGGCGCATCTGCTCGACGCCTTGCGCTTCGGACACTGGGCTATCGTTTCCGGCTTCGCAAGCCGCGTGCGCGACTGGTCGCAGTCGCAACTTGCCCAGCTTTATCTGGAATTGATCGACTCCGACCATGGCGCCGCGCGCCGCTGGTTGCTCGACCACGGGCTGCAGGCCGAGGCACGCCTGCAACCGCAACTGATCGACGATCTCGACAGCGAGCATCCCACCCTGCCACCACTTGGCCGTCGTCTGTTCGATGCACTGCTGCCGCAGCTTCCCGAGAGCGCGGACGCGATCGCGGATTTGATGGCCGCAGGCGCCAGCCCCGCCGGAACCGGCCTGCTGACTCAGGCGCTGACCTATCTGCACAACGCGTCTCAGGCGGCGGGATCTCTGTCGCTGGACATGCTTGAGCGTGGTGCTGATCCCTTCGGCCCTGACGAACGCGAGCGCACACCGCTGCATCTGGCTGCCGTCAACGGCCAGCTTGCCTTGTTGCAAGCCCTGCTGAGCCGCGGCTGTAATCCGAACACCCGCGACAGCCATGGACGCACGCCACTGTTCGCCGCGCTTGAACACGGCAGCAGCGCGCTTCCGCTGGTGCGCGCCCTAGTCGCCCACGGCGCTGATGCAGAAACCACCGATCCCAATGGCGAAACCCCGCTCGGTCTCGCACTCGAACATCCGGAACTGGAGCGCTGGCTGGATTGGAATGATTGGCAGCGCCCGCGCCGCGCATTGCGCGCCGACGATCTGATCCAGGCAGCCAAGCAAGGCGCGGACGTTGCCGTACGCCGCTTGCTCGAATTGGACTTTCCTGTCGATGCACGCGATGCGCAAGGCGCGACCGCGTTACTGCATGCCTGCGGTGCCGGTCATCGCGATGTCGCCGTCACCTTGATCGAAGCCGGCGCAGACCTTGGCGCCAGCGCAAACAATGGCATGACCCCGCTGGCTGCCGCCGTCGCTGCGCGCCGCGAAGCCTTGGTCACCTTGCTGCTTGAACGCGGCGCTGTGGTGGATCAGCGCCTACCCGGTGATGCGACGGCACTGATGATCGCCGCAGTCCAGGGCTACCCCGACATGGCCGAACAGCTACTCGACGCCGGCACCGATCCGAATGCGGTGGATGCGCGCGGTCACAGCGCACTGCACGCCGCGTCGCAATTCGGATTTGAACAAAACGACAGCTTGCGCGCACGTCGTTTGTTCGATGCACTGCTCAAACGCAAGGCTGACGTGAACCTCGCCGACGGCGAAGGGAAGACGCCGTTGCTGTTGCTGCTCGGCGCACACTTGCGCCCCGGCAGCGAATGCGATGCGACACACATCGGTGCGTTGTTGCCCGTGCTGCTCGATGCTGGTGCTCGCATCGAGCATGCGGACCAGCGTGGCGTGACAGCGCTACATGCCTGCGCGATGCACGCGTTGCTGCCACCTGCGCGCGTCTTGCTGACGCGTGGCGCTGATCGCAATGCTGTCGACAACTTCGGCCGCACGGCGGCAGATGTGGCGCGGCATCTGGGCTTTATCGATATCGCGCACGAGTTGACGGCCCGCGGCAATGCCATTCCCAGTGTGCGGCAGACGCTACGCCAGCCGGCGCAGCCTTCTGATCAGTCGTAA